The DNA region ATTGCCCTTGCAGATGCGCTTCTGAACAAGGGTTACATTACAAAGACTGAATACGATAATCTTTTGAAGGCGTACAGACAGGAACTTGGACTTACGAGCGAGGTCGATTCCCGTAATGACCTGAAACGTGATATAATTTCTATCTACAATCTCGATGAGATGAAAAATTCGGACACCTACGCCGATTATGCATCGCTTTTCGTGCGTAATTCTGTCCGCTTCGTTGGCGATGACTTTGCGTTCACGAGTTTCAATCCTGTAAAGGACACAGAACAGGAATGCATGATCATGCAGGATATCAAGGGCCCTGATTCGCTCCGCACGGCTATCTGCGGAAGCCAGAAGGCGTTCAACGCATTTGCGGCAAGATGTGCCGGAAAGGACACTTTCGACTGCTCCAACAGGGACGTTGCCAACTTCCTTAATCTCCAGAACGGCCTTTACGCAGCCAACGTTTTCGCCTCGGATAGCTCAAAGCTTTCCCTTGGAAAGATCGGTTATTCGCAGGACGAACTTATCGGTACCGAGAAGGACAAGCTCATAATCCCGCTTTCATTTACCTTCGGAAAGATATATATTTATATCTTCAAGATGTAATCAATGTAAATGACGTGTAAACTCTGATGGGAATTATACAAATTTATGTACATCAGACAATTAATATTTGACACAGTTGACGAATCATACAAATCTGATATTATGACTTGACTTATCGGAAATTATCCGTTATAATAATTACAGTGTTAAGTTAATATTCGTTGTTAAAGTTAACACTCGTTTTGTTGTCTCCTTTCTTTTGTTCTACACATATTTATTTATCTCTTCTTATCTTTGCAGGGCACCGTTGTCCTGCATTTTTTATATCCTGAGGAAGCACTGATTTACTCATAAATCAGTGCAGGGGTGCGGGGCGAAGCCCCGTTTTCTCTCTTCCTGCAAATCCGGAGAAGCCGGATTTGCGATTAAATCAGTGTTTCCTTAACGAAATTTTTAATAAGTCGGTGAAAAAATTGAAACGCATTTCAGAACTGAAATCAATTCCTGCATTACTTCTTGCATTTTCTCTTGCTCTTACTTCCTGCGGAAGGAGGACTGTAAACATTGATGACGAGCTTCCTGAGCTTCCGCCTCCGGTGGGCGCTGAAACCAGTGCTCCGGCAGTAACAGCTCCGGTTCAGGCCGAAACGCAGGCAACTACACAGGCTCCGATGCCGGCGAAGGACGAACCGCTGCTCCGAAGGGGGATATGGTATTCCTACAGCGAACACGGTTCCTGCTACTACTGTTTCTACGGCGACAAATACAAGGATTCAGGCTGTGTCATCAGTCTTGAGGACGGTATAATTACGCCGTTCAAGTACTATGTTTATTCAGAAGCAGGCGATGAGGACAGTAACGCTGATGAAGATGACGGTACTGATGAAGAGTATTACGGGGACGAGCCTGAAGAAGAATCTGATGAGACTGAAGATGACGATGATGTTTCAGAGGATGATGCTCCGGAAGAAGATGAAGCTTCAGATGACGGAGAAGGTACTGAGGACGGTTCAGAAGACGAAGAGTCCGGCGAAGACAGTACCGGAGAAGATGACGAAGAAGAGGAAGAAGAGGAGTACAGATACGGCGAAAACTACAAGCCGGATGTGGTGTACATCTTCAACATCGGTGATGCCTACAAAGATACAACTATTGAGGCAGTGATCATAGACCGCGACCATATAGACTTTGACGTGAACCGCACGTACACGGAACATCTCGAATATTATGCTGATATAAGCTACAACCAGCTTGCTTTCTATACAAACGGTGAACTTGTCGATTTTGCAAAGCATTATTATGCCAAAAGCATAGACAGACCGAACATGGCATACGTTCTGGATGCAAAGATAAAGGAACTTCCTGCTTCGGAACTTCAGATCACTCTTACACGAATGGTCACAAACAGAGAAACGGAGGAAATCGAAACAGTTGTCTGCGACTCCTATACTATAAACCGTATTACTGCAAAGGGAACAGATTCAAAGGGAAATGAAGTGGATATAAGCCATCTGCAGAATGAACCGGGAGTATAAAAAAATATTGCAAAAACTGCCGTTATGAGTTATAATTGAATTACGGAAATACTTCGGGTCGAAGTTTTCGGGAAATTTTCCCGGACTCCCGGAATTATCGCTGTTTCCGGTAATCATGATACGGAGAAACATACCATGCCACGATTTTTTGTAGACAGTATAACAGATGAAAAATATGCCTGTATCACGGGGGAGGATGCCCGTCATATAAGCCGTTCACTTCGCATGAAGAAGGAAGATGCACTTACTGTCACCTGCGGCGGTATCGATTATTCCTGTGTTATTAAAGAAATATCCGACGAAATGGTCTCGCTTGAGGTCCTTTTCTTCAATAAATGCAAGTCCGAACCGGGCATTGACCTTACGCTTTTTCAGGCTGTTCCGAAGCTTGACAAGCTGGAGTTCATAATCCAGAAGTCAGTCGAACTGGGCGTGAACCGGATCGTGCCGGTACTTACAAGGCGGTGTGTTTCAAGGCCGACCGAAAAGGATTTTGCGAAAAAAACTCATCCGCTATCAGAAAATAGCGCTGGAAGCGGCCAAACAGTCCGGAAGGGGCATTATTCCTGAAGTCACACCAATGATAAACTTCGGGGAAGCGC from Ruminococcus sp. HUN007 includes:
- a CDS encoding RsmE family RNA methyltransferase, with protein sequence MPRFFVDSITDEKYACITGEDARHISRSLRMKKEDALTVTCGGIDYSCVIKEISDEMVSLEVLFFNKCKSEPGIDLTLFQAVPKLDKLEFIIQKSVELGVNRIVPVLTRRCVSRPTEKDFAKKTHPLSENSAGSGQTVRKGHYS